A segment of the Ipomoea triloba cultivar NCNSP0323 chromosome 1, ASM357664v1 genome:
agttatatgcGTGAACATCTTTAATACCTAAATTGTGCATGGAGTGGCGATTTTAGTCCTTGAAGGACCAAATCAATCACTTTATTAAGTGACTAATTGGTGGTAGAAATAGTTCCTGAGGGACTAAAATCGCCACTTCATGCATAACTTAGGGGTTAAAGATGGTCATGCATATAACTCAGAGACTAAGTTTGTACCACGGGtataattgaaggactaaaaatgcaaatttCCCTTTAATGTATATGGGTTTCCTTTGATTCCAATCTATACCCTCACCACTAGGTAATGTGCAAAGTTGTCTGCAGATCTGTGAGAGATGAGGACTGTGACCACTATGTGAGATTGGTGTAGAGACTCATATACAATAAAAGGTTAAACCAATTTTGACTGTAAAAGTTCTAAAAAGGGTTCTCATGTTGCTCATATAGGCCTCAATGTTATTTTATCCTATGGGCTCGAGCACATTGGGAGTGTTACACCTTTTTATTAACCCCCACTATTGGGCGCATTAGTGCATTATCTTGATTCTTGGCTATGTTTTCGTGCTTGCAGCATGCACATTCACCTGAATCAGACGGTGAAAGTCGACGCAAGAGACACAAAAAAGAACGCGATGCATCTCGTCGTAGTGGTGGATACGAAGAGCTGGAAGATGGTGAACTCGGTGAGGATGGTGAAATTCAGTAGTGCTTTTCGTTTTGTGCATTAGTGCTTTCTTACTAGAACTCTTCATAGCCTAGTACACTATTTTACTGCAAGATTTTGTCTATGATTTTAGTCGCATCTAACAACACCATGATGTAACCTGTGTCAGTACCGAATAGTGTTTGTTATACACTGGTGTAGATTGCCGCTGCAAATGCTGTTTTCATCATGAAAAAGATGAGCTGTTACTATACACAAAAATGTAGATTGTTTACCTTATTGGTACAAATGGTTACAGTTTGGCATAGGGTTGGGCTGTTAGTGTTACCACGTGCAGCTGGGGACATGTTATATATGATGGGCATGTGTATCTTTGTAGGATTTGGCATCTTGCATTGGCAGTTGAAACATCATTATCACCTCATTCAATTCCCCAATCTACACCCCCTAATGCCAATTACAACAGATTTAGTGCTTACCAAACTTTATATACTTCAGATTGAAAACTTGAATGTAAAAGAACAAAAGAAACATATAAACAATGGGATAAACTTTACTCTCCAACTAGTGagaaatcattgttttttttctaTTCAGATATAGAACAAAAGACAAATCTTTAGTAAAATGAATTCGAAGTGAAAAATCAACTCCTTTCTTGTCCTTCTTTATTCCTCTGGACATTATACCTATGAAGATGCCTTGGGTTGACTAAACACATAACTACTACAAAACTATAATGAATCATGCATGCCAGAGTAAAACATAAGAAAACTAAAAGTATGAAAATAGAACTTGACATCTTGTTTGTATATTACTCAGTctatttaaaagaaataacCAAATCTCTAACAATCTCATCTCTAATATCCTCCAACATAATCTCACTAATAATCACCccaatttcttgtgcctgttgCACCCCCTGAAACCCCCTCCATTCTCCCTCAGAATCAAAACGCACCAGTTGGTTGACATTGGTTTCGTCGATGGGGTCTTGGCTCCACGCCCATATATTCTCGCATATCAGGTTCCACAGTTGCTCAGGATCCAAGATTCTCCCCATCTGTTGGCCCCTCTGGTCTCTTCTTCTGTGGCTCTCAACCACCTCAGTCACACAGTCAAACAGCAGCTGTTTTGTTTGTTGTGTGGCCTTTCTGTTTCTGGCGTACTGAGAGCCCACTAATGTTGTTTGAGAGTCTGAGGTTTCTTGTACTGTATAAGGAAAGACATCAAGAATATAATTGTCTGAGTTTTTTTGACTCTTTCTGGATaagaaaagaaagttaaaaaatgAAATCTTTATTACTTTGATGAATTGGGGAGACATCATCATCTGAGGATTCTGTTTCTTCCAGTACTGACACAGGGCTGAGCTGCTTTCTGTCTTCAAGAACCTGTTAGCAGCTTTATGAACAACCAATCTGAATTCATAACAACCCAATATTTAGACACTACTTAACTTGTTTCAATTCTCctaagcctatatatatatatatatatataccaactTTGACAACATTTTGTGGTGTTTTTGAGACTGAAAATTTTACCTGTTTCTGGTGTAGTTTGCAGCAGCCTTCATCTTCTTCTGCATCAATCTCCGAGCAAGAATTGAACACAGTAGAGCTACTTGCAGATGAGAAATGATCATCCTCTGCTAAATCCTGCTTACAATTGCCCTTAGCAGATCGACCATTTCTATTACTCCAGCAATTCTTGAATTTCCGGTTGGCCTCAGATTGGACAATCCTGGTAAACACAGCCCCGACAACCTTTGAACAGCTTGGGAGTgatcttcttctcttttttgtAGCAGAGGTTGTTGATCCTTTCAAGAACTGGTCAGAATTGCTTCTGGGGTAGCAGCCTCTGTCATGAAGGTAGCCCTCCATTGTGAAAGGCTCTTGCTGTTCTTGGAGGAAATCTCCAAGCTGTTTGGACATTGGAGAAGGCATTTGAGCTTTGAAGCTAAGATAGCTGAGAATGAAATTAAAGGCTTATTGATGGTG
Coding sequences within it:
- the LOC116022668 gene encoding uncharacterized protein LOC116022668, whose protein sequence is MPSPMSKQLGDFLQEQQEPFTMEGYLHDRGCYPRSNSDQFLKGSTTSATKKRRRSLPSCSKVVGAVFTRIVQSEANRKFKNCWSNRNGRSAKGNCKQDLAEDDHFSSASSSTVFNSCSEIDAEEDEGCCKLHQKQVLEDRKQLSPVSVLEETESSDDDVSPIHQIQETSDSQTTLVGSQYARNRKATQQTKQLLFDCVTEVVESHRRRDQRGQQMGRILDPEQLWNLICENIWAWSQDPIDETNVNQLVRFDSEGEWRGFQGVQQAQEIGVIISEIMLEDIRDEIVRDLVISFK